One Bacilli bacterium genomic window, ACGAAGCCGGTTTTGCCCGGGCCTTTCAAGCTGGATTTGTTTGTATGCCCTTCCTGCTTCCATATTTCGACTTTTTTGGCCAAAACGGATCGCGTAAACATGATTGACTCTTTTTTCGACCGGTAAAAATAACTCCAGCGAGGGTTATTTTTATGCAAGGGGAATGCTTGTGCAGAAACAAAAAAAGAAGCTCGGCAGACAAGCTGTGCTGCTCCTTTCCGTGCATGGCATGTTTGCCGCTGCCAATACATTTTCCGCGGTGTTTGTGAATGTGTACCTATGGAAAATCAAGCATGATTTCGCCTTGATCGGTTGGTTTGTCCTGGCAGGTCAGGCGCTGTCGGCGGCGACCTTTTTAGCGGCGGGCAAATGGGCGAAGGAAGGCAATAAAATGAATATCCTGCGGGTGGGCGTTGCGGTTTCCGCGCTGTTTTATCTCGTTATTTTGCTGCTGGAAAAAGACGCCGCCCGTTTTGCCGTGTTGCTAGGCGTCCTGCAGGGAACTTCGCTCGGGTTGTTTTGGCTTGCGTTCAATGTGGTCTATTTCGAAATCACAAATCCGGACAATCGCGACAGGTTCAACGGCTGGGCGGGATTTCTCGGTTCGGCGGCGGGGGCGGTCGCTCCCTGGGCGGCGGGCTTTTTGATCACCAAGATCGACGACAAGATCGGTTATCGCGTCATTTTTGCCATTTCGTTGGGGATTTTTCTGGCGGCGGCGATTGCGAGCTTTTTTCTCAAAAAACACAAAATTGCGGGAAAATTTAATTGGCGGTACGTGCCGGATCTGCTGCAGGACCAACGCAACCAGT contains:
- a CDS encoding MFS transporter is translated as MQKQKKKLGRQAVLLLSVHGMFAAANTFSAVFVNVYLWKIKHDFALIGWFVLAGQALSAATFLAAGKWAKEGNKMNILRVGVAVSALFYLVILLLEKDAARFAVLLGVLQGTSLGLFWLAFNVVYFEITNPDNRDRFNGWAGFLGSAAGAVAPWAAGFLITKIDDKIGYRVIFAISLGIFLAAAIASFFLKKHKIAGKFNWRYVPDLLQDQRNQWRRVIPALAAQGVREGVFVFVIGLLVYVETKSELKLGNYSLITSAVSTFSYWYIGKKLRRKFRGAGMLFGTLAMIAVILPFFWKFNFAMLLLFGIGTALFYPLFAIPMTSSVFDLIGANEQSARHRVELIIMRELGLNAGRMLGTIGFIALVSVTRSPTAINFFLLAIGSAPVLSWFFLRNGLLGKRARVDNS